In one Hymenobacter sp. DG25B genomic region, the following are encoded:
- a CDS encoding phosphoribosylformylglycinamidine synthase subunit PurL, whose product MESTQRTIQLLLKPGQHDGEGQRIAEAAQRHLGLNTGQVQSTALYTVRYPVTDQQLRDFATHCLQDPVLHDVALDEFRHNPAYKSYILVAKLPGVTDDEGISAQNALGDFLNEPLDTHTQHIFSKRLYFLEHELPESSLRQLAEDLLGNKMINRFEVGPIAQIRDYTPRPGGGAESITDTVRLLGLSDEELVKLSKDNLYALNLVEMQAIRDAFDDPVTVAMREWHGMTEDPTDCEMEIIAQTWSEHCKHKEFSARIHYWNHETDEREWIDGLFKTYIKDATAEVDRQLRANGNDWLIKVFSDNAGAVRINPESLFVWKVETHNSPSAIDPYGGAITGILGNNRDPLATGIGGARLLFNTNVLCFGNPEFSGTLLSNQLHPRRIFEGVRKGIEDGGNKSGVPTVNGAIVFDDRYAGKPLVYCGTGAVMPMQLAGHDSWEKKIDAQDRIIMAGGRVGKDGIHGATFSSIELDETSPATAVQIGSPITQKLAMDFLILATRRGLIKCSTDNGAGGLSSSIGELATISGGAVVELEKVPLKYPGLRPWEIFVSESQERFSLAVEPAKLDELMALGQEMEVELTDIGYFTSDGFLDVRFDGESVAHLHMHFLHEGVPRKVLEAEWSKPQASEPALPADLDYTDVLSRLLGSLNICSRESVIRQYDHEVKGRTIIKPLMGATGQAPQDAAVVRFNFESWEGVAVSNGILPRFGDIDAYDMSAGAFDEAVRQIIAVGGKLPNLTYGDGNFWSVNDNFCVPDSVYDPIGNPDGKQKLAKLVRMCQALRDATAAYCIPLTSGKDSMKNDFKADGVKISVPPTVLYSMTAKIEDVRHTITSDFKQADDVVYLLGETYDELGGSEFYQLLGELGANVPQVRFAEAKALYTLMGEANDKKLIQSCHDLSDGGLAVALAEATFGYGFGAAIELPNSGLSVTAQLFSESHSRFVATVAPEDVVAFEQHFGSRATCLGRVTQDGQLTVKHGGQTVVSASTTALRHEWTNGPVNRIIGFGQHAEAQ is encoded by the coding sequence TTGGAATCTACCCAAAGAACCATACAGCTTCTGCTTAAGCCCGGCCAACATGATGGCGAGGGCCAACGCATAGCCGAAGCTGCCCAACGCCACCTGGGCCTGAACACGGGCCAGGTGCAAAGCACCGCCCTTTACACGGTGCGCTACCCCGTAACGGACCAGCAGCTGCGCGACTTCGCCACCCACTGCCTCCAGGACCCGGTGCTGCACGACGTGGCTCTCGACGAGTTCCGCCACAATCCCGCCTACAAAAGCTACATCCTGGTGGCCAAGCTGCCCGGCGTGACGGATGACGAAGGCATCTCGGCCCAGAACGCCCTCGGCGACTTCCTCAACGAGCCCCTCGACACGCACACCCAGCACATCTTCAGTAAACGGCTCTACTTCCTGGAGCACGAGCTGCCGGAAAGTAGTCTGCGCCAGTTGGCCGAAGACCTGCTCGGCAACAAAATGATTAACCGCTTCGAGGTCGGCCCCATAGCCCAGATTCGCGACTACACGCCGCGGCCGGGCGGTGGGGCCGAATCTATTACAGACACCGTGCGCCTGCTGGGCCTCTCCGATGAGGAGTTGGTGAAGCTGTCGAAAGACAACCTCTACGCCCTGAACCTGGTCGAAATGCAGGCTATCCGGGATGCATTTGACGACCCAGTGACCGTGGCAATGAGGGAATGGCACGGCATGACAGAAGACCCTACCGATTGTGAGATGGAAATCATTGCACAAACCTGGTCGGAACACTGTAAGCATAAAGAGTTTAGTGCCCGAATCCACTATTGGAATCACGAGACGGATGAGAGAGAGTGGATTGATGGGCTGTTCAAAACCTACATCAAAGACGCTACTGCCGAGGTGGACCGCCAGCTGCGGGCCAACGGCAACGACTGGCTGATTAAGGTATTCTCCGACAACGCCGGGGCCGTGCGCATCAACCCCGAGTCGTTGTTCGTGTGGAAGGTAGAAACGCACAATTCGCCCTCGGCCATCGACCCTTACGGCGGAGCTATTACCGGTATTCTGGGCAATAACCGTGACCCGCTGGCTACTGGCATTGGGGGTGCGCGGCTGCTGTTCAATACCAACGTGCTGTGCTTCGGCAACCCCGAGTTTTCGGGTACTTTGCTGAGCAACCAGCTGCACCCGCGCCGCATTTTTGAAGGCGTGCGCAAGGGAATTGAAGACGGCGGCAACAAATCGGGCGTGCCGACGGTGAACGGCGCCATTGTGTTCGATGACCGCTACGCCGGCAAGCCACTGGTATACTGTGGTACCGGCGCCGTAATGCCCATGCAGCTGGCCGGCCACGACTCTTGGGAAAAGAAGATTGACGCTCAGGACCGCATCATCATGGCCGGTGGCCGGGTGGGCAAAGACGGTATCCACGGCGCTACTTTCTCCTCTATTGAGCTGGACGAAACCTCGCCCGCCACGGCGGTGCAGATCGGCTCGCCCATCACGCAGAAGCTGGCCATGGATTTCCTGATCCTAGCCACGCGCCGCGGCCTGATTAAGTGCAGCACCGACAACGGCGCGGGCGGCTTGTCTTCCTCCATTGGCGAGCTGGCTACCATCAGCGGTGGTGCTGTGGTAGAGCTGGAAAAAGTGCCCCTGAAATACCCCGGTCTGCGGCCCTGGGAAATCTTTGTTTCCGAGTCGCAGGAGCGTTTTTCACTGGCCGTGGAGCCCGCTAAGCTGGACGAGCTCATGGCGTTGGGACAGGAAATGGAAGTGGAGCTGACCGACATCGGCTACTTCACCTCGGATGGTTTCCTGGATGTGCGCTTCGATGGTGAGTCAGTAGCCCATCTGCACATGCATTTTCTGCACGAAGGCGTGCCGCGCAAAGTGCTGGAAGCCGAGTGGAGCAAGCCCCAGGCTTCAGAGCCGGCGTTGCCCGCTGACCTCGACTATACCGACGTGCTGAGCCGCCTGCTGGGCAGCCTTAATATCTGCTCGCGCGAATCGGTAATCCGGCAGTACGACCACGAGGTGAAGGGCCGCACCATCATCAAGCCCCTCATGGGAGCTACCGGTCAGGCTCCGCAGGATGCCGCTGTGGTCCGCTTCAACTTTGAGAGCTGGGAAGGGGTAGCCGTGAGCAACGGTATCCTGCCTCGCTTCGGTGATATTGACGCCTACGATATGTCGGCCGGCGCGTTTGATGAAGCCGTGCGCCAGATTATAGCCGTAGGAGGGAAGCTGCCCAACCTCACGTACGGCGACGGCAACTTCTGGTCCGTGAACGACAACTTCTGCGTACCCGACTCGGTGTATGACCCCATCGGCAACCCCGATGGCAAGCAGAAACTGGCCAAGCTGGTGCGCATGTGCCAGGCCCTGCGTGACGCCACGGCGGCTTACTGCATCCCGCTCACCTCAGGCAAGGACTCCATGAAGAATGACTTCAAGGCCGACGGCGTGAAGATTTCGGTACCACCCACGGTGCTGTACTCCATGACCGCCAAAATCGAGGACGTCCGCCATACCATCACTTCCGACTTCAAGCAAGCCGATGATGTGGTGTACCTGCTGGGCGAAACCTACGACGAGCTGGGCGGCTCAGAGTTCTACCAGCTGCTGGGTGAGCTGGGAGCCAATGTGCCCCAGGTTCGTTTCGCGGAAGCCAAAGCCCTGTACACGCTGATGGGAGAGGCCAACGATAAAAAGCTCATCCAATCCTGCCACGACTTGTCGGATGGCGGGCTGGCGGTGGCACTTGCTGAGGCTACGTTTGGTTATGGCTTTGGTGCTGCTATAGAATTGCCGAACAGTGGTTTAAGTGTGACAGCACAGTTGTTCTCGGAGTCGCACTCCCGCTTTGTGGCCACGGTGGCCCCGGAAGATGTGGTGGCGTTTGAGCAGCACTTTGGTAGCCGCGCTACCTGCCTGGGCCGCGTAACCCAGGACGGCCAGCTTACGGTAAAGCACGGTGGTCAGACGGTCGTTTCGGCCAGCACGACGGCCCTGCGCCACGAGTGGACCAATGGTCCCGTTAATCGAATCATCGGCTTCGGCCAGCATGCGGAAGCGCAATAG
- the pyrE gene encoding orotate phosphoribosyltransferase — protein sequence MSPLTSAQTTLTPETLEQQLLQEDALLRGHFRLSSGLHSDTYVQCARFLRRPDLAAPAAAELADRIREAGLQPDVVVGPAMGGVVIGYELARQLGVPGIFTERDEAGQMTLRRGFTIEPGQKIIIAEDVVTTGKSTNEVARVLEALGGKVLAVASLIDRTGGDAALNFPNFALLPVTAATYAPDDCPLCRAGIPVVKPGSRPEKAFS from the coding sequence ATGTCACCCTTGACTTCCGCCCAAACCACCCTCACTCCCGAAACTTTAGAGCAGCAACTGCTCCAAGAGGATGCCTTGCTGCGCGGGCACTTCCGCCTTTCCTCCGGCCTGCACTCCGATACCTACGTACAGTGCGCCCGCTTCCTGCGCCGCCCCGATTTGGCTGCTCCCGCCGCCGCGGAGCTGGCCGATAGGATTCGCGAAGCCGGCTTGCAGCCGGATGTAGTGGTTGGTCCCGCCATGGGGGGGGTGGTGATTGGCTACGAGCTGGCCCGGCAGCTGGGCGTGCCCGGCATCTTCACGGAGCGCGACGAAGCGGGGCAGATGACGCTGCGGCGCGGCTTTACCATTGAGCCCGGCCAGAAAATTATCATTGCCGAAGACGTGGTGACTACCGGCAAGAGCACCAATGAGGTAGCGCGCGTGCTGGAGGCCTTGGGCGGAAAAGTTTTGGCCGTAGCCAGTTTAATTGACCGCACAGGTGGGGATGCTGCGCTGAATTTTCCGAACTTTGCGCTGCTGCCGGTAACGGCGGCCACCTACGCACCCGATGATTGTCCGCTTTGCCGGGCAGGTATTCCGGTGGTGAAACCCGGCAGTCGGCCGGAAAAAGCGTTTTCTTAA
- the pyrF gene encoding orotidine-5'-phosphate decarboxylase: MEKLIQRVQYANSLLCVGLDPVGDDAQVARRLAEVIDQTHDYAAAFKPNLAFFLSREDGVKLLRETVQRIPESIPVILDGKFGDIANTADHYAKFAYDVIGADAVTVNPYMGDDAVRPFVREDKLVFVLTKTSNKSQYSMQDMALTRGGSLADGVAKVACRLDSEIGGIGLVVGATHPNALAQMRAICPQQWFLVPGVGAQGGDLEATLKAGLRPDGAGLLINTSRAIWQAADAGLAARELVEQINQFRPVAV; encoded by the coding sequence ATGGAAAAGCTGATTCAACGTGTTCAGTACGCAAACTCGCTGCTATGCGTGGGCCTCGACCCCGTAGGCGATGATGCGCAAGTAGCCCGCCGCTTGGCCGAAGTCATTGACCAGACTCATGATTATGCCGCCGCTTTTAAGCCGAACCTGGCCTTTTTCCTGAGCCGGGAAGATGGCGTAAAGCTGCTGCGTGAAACCGTGCAGCGCATTCCGGAAAGCATTCCGGTGATTCTGGACGGTAAGTTCGGCGACATAGCCAACACCGCCGACCACTACGCCAAGTTCGCCTACGACGTAATAGGCGCCGATGCAGTGACGGTGAACCCCTATATGGGCGACGACGCGGTACGACCCTTCGTGCGGGAAGACAAACTGGTGTTTGTTCTAACGAAAACATCTAACAAGTCGCAGTACTCTATGCAGGATATGGCCCTCACGCGCGGCGGTTCCCTGGCCGACGGCGTAGCCAAAGTTGCCTGCCGTCTTGATTCTGAAATCGGGGGCATTGGGCTGGTGGTAGGTGCAACCCACCCGAATGCCCTAGCCCAGATGCGCGCCATCTGTCCGCAGCAATGGTTTCTGGTGCCCGGTGTGGGTGCCCAGGGCGGCGACCTGGAAGCTACCCTGAAAGCCGGCCTCCGCCCCGATGGGGCTGGTTTGCTCATCAACACGTCGCGCGCCATCTGGCAAGCCGCTGATGCTGGCTTGGCAGCGCGGGAATTGGTAGAGCAGATTAACCAGTTCCGGCCGGTAGCGGTGTAG
- a CDS encoding T9SS type A sorting domain-containing protein, which produces MKNFNKILALLIQPGLLLLPLLWATPAQAQSAATYSNSGAQPQTDVKCVLTACSGKVTNPEKATDANLDNYATLNLALLNGYASLKMPLSSTVPAYSRAGVVLSSSSGGLVDLSGVGEVRLSTYRTGVAAPVQRVVVERQALQAALSSTQRIPMEFLATAPFDQVRIEYYGLANVSLDPNLIYDLRVFYAYGIISTQAQQVAGYLSRFPTPAATDYATSIESNGVTVCANTATDHPERAVDASLDNYASFRTLLDVNCPATLQVHLEGTSPAGYQAGFVIGNGGLLDVSVLNNLKLTTYLGNQPQESASGTDLLRLTALPDNSGRYQVSFAGSKPFDRVEIQRTAALSVLDNLRLYYGFGIEPKAFRDLTPVLSDNPTAQAGTNYQTESNSLICAGCTIQNPERAADALIADSDYARIISTVGALGTQKLKIKLNGTGLAGNTAGIVLNNGGNLLSSSVLQNIRISTYSGASGDTYVESVTGSALIQSQILSGNRQEISFPTTRDFEWIELEIPNGVSLLNDVHVFYGFAEDRPFSFPSQVVPPILLPVELVQLTAVETTAGVLVRWSTASEKQSQHFVVERAVAAGTAATSFQRLGEVAAAGNTTQAHSYSFLDANVAPLTAPILYYRLRVVNEDGGENLSPVVVVKHQVGRGITLTVSPNPAAASEEVQLQVASPALENAVLHIYNTQGKLVRRLVNNARQRLQLQGLPAGLYHVVLLANSGQRLASQKLIIREP; this is translated from the coding sequence ATGAAAAATTTCAACAAAATACTCGCCTTGCTCATTCAGCCCGGGCTTTTGCTGTTGCCCCTGTTATGGGCGACACCAGCCCAGGCGCAATCGGCCGCTACTTATTCCAATTCCGGAGCTCAGCCTCAAACCGATGTGAAATGTGTCCTGACCGCGTGCAGCGGCAAAGTGACAAACCCCGAAAAAGCCACTGATGCGAATCTGGACAACTACGCTACCCTGAATCTGGCCTTGCTGAATGGCTATGCCTCTTTAAAAATGCCGCTTAGTAGCACAGTGCCGGCTTATAGTCGGGCTGGGGTAGTGCTTAGCAGCAGCAGCGGAGGATTAGTTGATTTGAGCGGAGTGGGGGAAGTGCGCCTTTCCACTTATCGTACGGGGGTAGCGGCGCCCGTACAGCGGGTGGTGGTAGAGCGGCAGGCGCTGCAGGCGGCCTTAAGTAGCACCCAGCGCATACCGATGGAGTTCCTGGCTACGGCCCCCTTCGACCAGGTGCGCATTGAGTACTACGGCCTGGCCAATGTCAGCCTCGACCCTAACCTGATTTATGACCTGCGGGTGTTCTACGCGTATGGCATCATAAGCACCCAGGCGCAGCAGGTAGCCGGCTATTTGTCGCGCTTTCCCACGCCTGCTGCCACCGACTACGCTACCTCTATTGAAAGCAATGGCGTAACGGTATGTGCCAATACGGCAACAGACCACCCGGAACGGGCCGTGGATGCCAGTCTGGATAACTATGCTTCTTTCCGGACTTTGCTGGATGTAAACTGCCCGGCCACCCTGCAGGTGCACCTGGAGGGTACTTCCCCGGCGGGCTATCAGGCGGGTTTTGTTATTGGCAATGGGGGCCTATTGGATGTGAGCGTGCTCAATAACCTGAAATTAACCACCTACCTCGGCAACCAGCCCCAGGAGTCGGCTAGTGGTACCGACCTGCTCCGCCTCACGGCTCTGCCGGATAACTCGGGGCGTTACCAGGTCAGCTTTGCCGGGTCTAAGCCTTTTGACCGGGTGGAAATTCAGCGCACTGCCGCACTAAGTGTTCTGGATAATCTTCGCCTGTATTATGGTTTCGGCATCGAGCCCAAAGCCTTCCGCGACCTGACGCCCGTGCTCTCGGATAACCCCACGGCGCAGGCCGGCACCAACTATCAAACGGAAAGTAATTCCTTGATTTGCGCAGGATGCACAATACAGAACCCGGAGCGGGCCGCTGATGCTCTTATTGCCGATTCTGACTATGCCCGGATCATCAGTACCGTAGGGGCTTTGGGCACGCAAAAGCTCAAAATCAAGCTGAATGGCACCGGACTGGCGGGCAACACGGCTGGCATTGTGCTGAACAATGGCGGTAATCTGCTTAGCAGCAGTGTGCTGCAAAATATCCGCATCAGCACGTATTCCGGCGCTAGTGGGGATACTTATGTGGAAAGCGTAACGGGCAGTGCCCTAATTCAATCCCAAATATTATCTGGCAACCGGCAGGAAATATCTTTCCCCACCACCCGCGACTTTGAGTGGATTGAATTAGAAATTCCGAACGGCGTAAGTCTGCTGAACGACGTGCACGTGTTTTATGGCTTTGCCGAAGACCGGCCTTTCTCATTCCCTTCCCAGGTGGTTCCACCTATTCTGCTGCCCGTAGAGCTGGTGCAGCTGACAGCCGTGGAAACAACAGCCGGCGTATTAGTGCGCTGGAGCACGGCCTCAGAAAAGCAGAGTCAGCATTTTGTGGTAGAGCGGGCCGTGGCAGCCGGCACCGCAGCCACCTCCTTTCAGCGGCTGGGAGAAGTAGCAGCCGCTGGAAATACCACCCAGGCGCACAGCTATTCCTTTCTTGATGCAAACGTTGCGCCCCTGACGGCGCCCATCCTGTACTACCGGCTGCGCGTGGTAAATGAGGATGGCGGTGAAAATCTGTCGCCGGTGGTTGTTGTAAAACATCAGGTGGGCCGGGGCATAACTTTAACGGTTTCGCCCAATCCAGCCGCTGCCTCAGAGGAAGTACAGCTGCAAGTAGCCAGTCCGGCCTTAGAAAACGCCGTGCTTCATATCTATAATACCCAAGGAAAGCTGGTCCGTCGTTTGGTGAACAATGCCCGGCAGCGGCTGCAGCTACAGGGGCTACCGGCCGGCCTATATCATGTGGTTTTGTTGGCGAATTCCGGGCAGCGGCTGGCCAGCCAGAAGCTGATTATCCGGGAGCCATAG
- a CDS encoding DUF4468 domain-containing protein encodes MKTTLLSLVCCGMLFFSAPLLAQTTDSAPIEYSEQVPAPEPGKNALFLRGANWVENRFAFGPTTGFRKDAATGEVRVTGTSKVTPVTASGKDQDYTVRFEFVFRCTEQGYNYSVGSFRCVTDPENPTATVPLDEYISQLAQERSNSRTHNDRRVRAQATALASEIAMSFRSYMNSMPVTDDSTVGLPAADGR; translated from the coding sequence ATGAAAACAACCTTACTTTCTTTGGTTTGCTGCGGGATGCTTTTTTTCTCGGCTCCTCTTCTGGCCCAAACAACTGACTCGGCTCCCATAGAATACAGTGAGCAGGTACCCGCTCCCGAGCCAGGGAAGAATGCCTTGTTTTTGCGGGGAGCCAACTGGGTGGAAAACCGCTTTGCCTTTGGTCCTACCACCGGCTTCCGGAAAGATGCCGCCACCGGCGAGGTGCGGGTTACGGGCACCAGCAAGGTAACGCCCGTTACGGCCTCGGGAAAAGACCAGGACTACACGGTGCGCTTTGAGTTTGTATTCCGGTGCACGGAGCAGGGCTACAACTATAGTGTGGGCTCTTTCCGCTGCGTAACCGACCCCGAGAACCCTACGGCTACCGTACCGCTGGATGAATATATCAGCCAGCTGGCGCAGGAGCGCAGCAACAGCCGCACCCACAACGACCGGCGCGTAAGGGCTCAGGCTACGGCCCTGGCCAGCGAAATTGCCATGAGCTTCCGCTCCTATATGAACAGCATGCCCGTAACAGACGACAGCACGGTGGGCCTGCCCGCCGCGGATGGGCGGTAG
- a CDS encoding DNA/RNA non-specific endonuclease: MPCPLLRILILASLLAGAAACSSSDPAPGLPATREDNLALGNPSGAVTDAAQYNNYLLVKPQYTLSYHRDRGTPNWVSWHLSSAWLGAAARQDDFRADNTLPAGWYQVQANSYSGSGFDRGHNCPSADRTASVADNSATFLMSNMIPQAPRHNQQTWASLENYCRTLVGQGNELYIIMGQYGKGGTGSAGYYTTLNNGHVTVPKRIWKVIVVLPNGPNDVARVTSSTRIIAVDAPNNNSVSPNWSTYRTSVDAIEQATGYDLLSAVSGPAQSTIEAKVDNGPVQ, translated from the coding sequence ATGCCTTGCCCGCTTCTCCGCATCCTCATTCTGGCCAGTTTGCTGGCCGGCGCCGCTGCCTGCTCTTCTTCTGATCCAGCCCCGGGTCTCCCTGCCACGCGGGAGGATAACCTGGCCTTGGGCAACCCGAGCGGGGCGGTGACGGACGCCGCCCAGTATAACAACTACCTGCTGGTGAAGCCGCAATACACCCTGAGCTACCACCGGGACCGGGGCACGCCCAACTGGGTGAGCTGGCACTTAAGCAGCGCCTGGCTGGGCGCGGCCGCCCGCCAGGACGACTTCCGGGCCGACAACACGCTGCCCGCCGGCTGGTACCAGGTGCAGGCCAACAGCTACTCCGGCTCGGGCTTCGACCGGGGCCACAACTGCCCCTCGGCCGACCGTACCGCTTCCGTAGCCGACAACTCGGCCACCTTCCTGATGAGCAACATGATTCCGCAGGCCCCGCGCCACAACCAGCAAACCTGGGCCAGCCTGGAGAACTACTGCCGCACCCTGGTAGGGCAGGGCAATGAGCTCTACATCATCATGGGCCAGTATGGGAAAGGCGGCACCGGCTCGGCCGGGTATTATACCACCCTCAACAACGGGCACGTGACCGTGCCCAAGCGCATCTGGAAAGTTATTGTGGTGCTGCCCAACGGCCCCAATGATGTAGCCCGGGTAACCAGCAGCACGCGCATCATTGCCGTAGACGCACCCAACAATAATAGCGTGAGCCCCAACTGGAGCACCTACCGCACCAGTGTGGATGCCATTGAACAGGCCACCGGCTACGACCTGCTCTCGGCCGTATCCGGCCCCGCGCAAAGCACTATTGAAGCAAAAGTGGACAACGGCCCCGTGCAGTAA
- a CDS encoding sigma-54-dependent transcriptional regulator translates to MPLLPTLHIFIVEDNEWYGELLEYKLAQNPDNRIQRFTTAQACLTHLSEQPDLITLDYSLPDATGDKVLLQIKEQLPDVTVIVISSQEDVRTAIRLLHQGAYDYLVKDTDTPDRLWHTVNNVRQQLALRRENTELRKQVAQKYVPRQAIMGSSPPMQQLFKLIDKAARTPITVSVSGETGTGKELVAKAIHYQSDRRAGPFVAVNVAAIPRELLESELFGHEKGAFTGAASRRIGRFEEAHQGTLFLDEVAELDLDLQAKLLRVLQEREVTRVGGNAAIAFDARLIVATHHDLHQLVKQARFREDLFYRLLGLPIVLPPLRERGPDVLLLANAFLASFCALNGMPLLRLSSGAQHKLIQYAFPGNVRELKAVIELAAVLADGETIEADDLSLRQQETTPLAANTPLRAQVAAIVQRYLDANNSNILETAAQLQIGKSTIYRMVQNKEVRLH, encoded by the coding sequence ATGCCCTTACTTCCAACCCTACATATCTTTATTGTTGAAGACAACGAGTGGTATGGAGAGCTGCTGGAATATAAGCTGGCCCAGAATCCCGATAACCGTATTCAGCGCTTTACAACGGCGCAGGCCTGCCTCACCCACCTCAGTGAGCAGCCCGACCTCATCACCCTGGACTATTCGCTGCCCGATGCAACCGGCGACAAAGTGCTGCTGCAGATTAAAGAGCAGCTGCCAGACGTAACCGTTATTGTGATTTCCAGTCAGGAGGACGTCCGCACGGCAATCCGGCTGCTACATCAGGGGGCTTATGACTATCTGGTGAAAGACACGGATACCCCTGACCGGCTGTGGCACACCGTGAATAATGTACGCCAGCAGCTGGCGCTGCGCCGCGAGAACACCGAACTGCGGAAGCAGGTGGCGCAGAAATACGTACCCCGGCAGGCCATCATGGGCAGCAGCCCCCCCATGCAACAGCTTTTTAAGCTGATTGATAAAGCGGCCCGAACTCCAATAACGGTTTCCGTAAGCGGCGAAACCGGCACCGGCAAGGAATTGGTAGCCAAGGCCATTCATTACCAGTCGGACCGGCGGGCAGGACCTTTTGTGGCGGTAAACGTAGCCGCTATTCCGCGGGAGCTGCTGGAAAGTGAGCTGTTTGGACACGAGAAAGGGGCGTTTACCGGGGCCGCCAGCCGCCGCATCGGCCGGTTTGAGGAAGCACACCAGGGCACCCTGTTTCTGGATGAAGTAGCCGAGCTGGATTTAGATCTGCAGGCAAAGCTGCTGCGGGTTTTACAGGAGCGGGAAGTAACCCGGGTAGGCGGAAATGCCGCCATTGCCTTTGATGCCCGGCTCATTGTAGCCACGCACCACGATTTGCACCAACTGGTTAAACAGGCCCGCTTTCGGGAAGATCTGTTCTATCGGCTACTGGGCTTGCCTATTGTGCTGCCGCCGCTCCGGGAGCGGGGGCCAGACGTTTTGCTGCTGGCTAATGCGTTCCTGGCCTCCTTTTGCGCCCTCAATGGCATGCCGCTGCTTCGATTGTCATCGGGCGCCCAGCATAAGCTGATCCAGTATGCCTTTCCGGGAAATGTGCGGGAGCTGAAAGCCGTTATTGAATTGGCAGCCGTACTGGCCGATGGGGAAACCATTGAGGCCGATGATCTTTCGCTGCGGCAGCAGGAAACTACCCCTTTGGCTGCGAACACCCCATTACGGGCCCAGGTAGCGGCCATTGTGCAGCGCTATCTGGATGCCAACAACTCAAATATTTTAGAAACTGCGGCCCAACTGCAAATCGGGAAGTCTACTATTTATCGTATGGTTCAGAATAAAGAAGTCCGGCTGCATTAA
- a CDS encoding dihydroorotate dehydrogenase has translation MQLGTLTLQSPVCLAAAPWQLPTGPAYERLGAIFTRTVTMEPKPGLYEEGIWQVNEQTLLNATNMRTESAEILVQEHLAHLLSYGVPVFISITAPGIPGFRKIARFLAREVGRQIAGVEVYITQPDTGKGEELTAKFVRDATQAVRNELGPEAAIIVKLPPWPEHIRGLALGAQEGGATALAATNLLKALHLPEDATASPVAGGLSGEALRPVALRCVWELAHDERITLPIFGTGGVFTAAHVTDYLRCGANAVQVASGEWLEPGLSARLAMECDHTHPKTASAWKS, from the coding sequence ATGCAACTCGGCACTCTTACTTTACAAAGCCCCGTCTGCCTGGCCGCCGCGCCGTGGCAGCTGCCCACGGGGCCCGCTTACGAGCGACTGGGAGCTATTTTTACCCGTACCGTGACCATGGAGCCCAAGCCCGGACTCTATGAGGAAGGCATCTGGCAGGTGAATGAGCAAACCCTGCTCAACGCCACCAACATGCGCACGGAAAGCGCCGAAATTCTGGTGCAGGAGCATCTGGCCCACCTGCTCAGCTACGGCGTGCCCGTGTTTATCAGTATTACCGCGCCCGGTATTCCCGGCTTCCGCAAAATTGCGCGCTTCCTGGCCCGGGAAGTAGGTCGGCAGATAGCCGGCGTGGAAGTCTATATAACCCAACCCGATACGGGAAAGGGCGAAGAACTGACCGCCAAGTTTGTGCGCGACGCCACCCAGGCCGTGCGCAACGAGCTGGGGCCCGAGGCCGCCATTATTGTGAAGCTGCCGCCGTGGCCGGAGCACATCCGGGGCCTGGCCCTGGGTGCCCAGGAAGGCGGCGCCACCGCTTTGGCGGCCACCAACCTGCTCAAAGCCCTGCACCTGCCCGAAGATGCCACTGCTTCCCCCGTGGCCGGAGGCCTGTCTGGCGAAGCCCTGCGGCCCGTAGCCCTGCGCTGCGTGTGGGAGCTGGCGCACGATGAACGGATTACCCTGCCCATTTTTGGTACCGGCGGCGTGTTTACCGCCGCCCATGTAACCGACTACCTGCGTTGCGGTGCCAATGCCGTGCAGGTGGCCAGCGGCGAGTGGCTGGAGCCTGGCCTGTCGGCTCGGCTGGCCATGGAATGTGACCACACCCACCCTAAAACTGCTTCCGCATGGAAAAGCTGA